One Desulfobulbus oligotrophicus DNA segment encodes these proteins:
- the rbfA gene encoding 30S ribosome-binding factor RbfA translates to MAVDFDFKLPGLGRPESSRPKRVAEAIKNELTILLLQKVADPRLNGVRLSRVIVTPDLKSARVYFTTPSNLDSGVALKGMNRAKGYFRSHLARVLNLRYTPELLFYYDNLNEEIDRIDGLFRQIEKERKHEQS, encoded by the coding sequence ATGGCTGTGGATTTTGATTTTAAATTACCAGGTCTCGGACGTCCGGAAAGTTCCCGGCCTAAACGGGTGGCTGAGGCTATTAAGAATGAGCTGACGATCCTCCTCCTGCAAAAGGTGGCGGATCCGCGGTTGAACGGGGTCAGATTGTCCCGGGTGATCGTCACTCCTGATCTGAAATCAGCCAGGGTATATTTTACCACACCGAGCAACCTGGACAGCGGAGTTGCACTCAAAGGTATGAATCGGGCCAAAGGATACTTCCGCAGTCACCTCGCCAGGGTACTTAATCTGCGCTACACTCCTGAGCTGCTGTTTTACTACGACAATCTCAATGAAGAGATTGATCGCATTGATGGCCTGTTTCGGCAGATCGAGAAGGAGCGGAAGCATGAACAGTCCTGA